The proteins below come from a single Streptomyces sp. SCSIO 75703 genomic window:
- the rimO gene encoding 30S ribosomal protein S12 methylthiotransferase RimO — MPESRTVALVTLGCARNEVDSEELAGRLEADGWKLVEDAEEADVAVVNTCGFVEAAKKDSVDALLEANDLKGHGRTQAVVAVGCMAERYGKELAEALPEADGVLGFDDYADISDRLRTILGGGIHAAHTPRDRRKLLPISPAERQEAGAAVALPGHAPADLPDGLAPASGPRAPLRRRLDGAPVASVKLASGCDRRCSFCAIPSFRGSFISRRPSDVLNETRWLAGQGVREIMLVSENNTSYGKDLGDIRLLESLLPELAEVDGIERVRVSYLQPAEMRPGLIEVLTSTPKVAPYFDLSFQHSAPGVLRAMRRFGDTDRFLELLDTIRSKAPEAGVRSNFIVGFPGESDDDLAELERFLDHARLDAIGVFGYSDEEGTEAATYDDKLDADVVAERLDRVSRLAEELVSQRAEDRVGETVRVLVESVDEEEGVHGRAAHQAPETDGQVLLTSGEGLRVGRMVDAKVVGTEGVDLVAEPLHGSSGRSEEAGR; from the coding sequence ATGCCTGAAAGCCGTACCGTCGCACTCGTCACCCTTGGCTGCGCCCGTAACGAGGTGGACTCGGAGGAGCTGGCAGGCCGTCTGGAGGCGGACGGCTGGAAGCTCGTCGAGGACGCCGAGGAAGCGGACGTCGCCGTCGTGAACACGTGCGGCTTCGTCGAGGCCGCCAAGAAGGACTCCGTCGACGCCCTCCTGGAGGCCAACGACCTCAAGGGCCACGGCAGGACCCAGGCCGTGGTGGCCGTGGGCTGCATGGCCGAACGCTACGGCAAGGAACTGGCCGAGGCCCTCCCCGAGGCCGACGGCGTGCTCGGCTTCGACGACTACGCCGACATCTCCGACCGGCTGCGGACCATCCTGGGAGGCGGCATCCACGCCGCCCACACCCCCCGCGACCGACGCAAGCTGCTCCCCATCAGCCCCGCCGAACGCCAGGAGGCCGGCGCCGCCGTCGCGCTGCCCGGACACGCCCCCGCCGACCTCCCCGACGGCCTCGCCCCCGCCTCCGGCCCCCGCGCGCCCCTGCGCCGCCGGCTCGACGGCGCCCCGGTCGCCTCGGTGAAGCTCGCCTCCGGCTGCGACCGGCGCTGTTCCTTCTGCGCCATCCCCTCCTTCCGCGGCTCCTTCATCTCGCGCCGCCCCAGCGACGTGCTCAACGAGACCCGCTGGCTGGCCGGACAGGGCGTCCGGGAGATCATGCTGGTCTCCGAGAACAACACCTCCTACGGCAAGGACCTCGGCGACATCCGCCTGCTGGAGTCCCTGCTGCCCGAACTGGCCGAGGTCGACGGCATCGAACGAGTGCGCGTCAGCTACCTCCAGCCCGCGGAGATGCGCCCCGGCCTCATCGAGGTGCTGACCTCCACGCCGAAGGTCGCGCCCTACTTCGACCTGTCCTTCCAGCACTCCGCGCCCGGCGTGCTGCGGGCGATGCGCCGCTTCGGCGACACCGACCGCTTCCTCGAACTGCTCGACACCATCCGGAGCAAGGCCCCCGAGGCCGGCGTGCGCTCCAACTTCATCGTCGGCTTCCCCGGCGAGTCCGACGACGACCTCGCCGAACTGGAGCGGTTCCTCGACCACGCGCGGCTCGACGCCATCGGCGTCTTCGGCTACTCCGACGAGGAGGGCACGGAGGCGGCCACCTACGACGACAAGCTCGACGCCGACGTCGTCGCCGAACGCCTGGACCGGGTCTCCCGGCTGGCCGAGGAACTCGTCTCGCAGCGCGCCGAGGACCGCGTCGGGGAGACCGTCCGCGTGCTGGTGGAATCCGTCGACGAGGAGGAGGGCGTGCACGGCCGCGCCGCCCACCAGGCCCCCGAGACGGATGGCCAGGTGCTCCTCACGAGCGGCGAGGGCCTGCGGGTCGGCCGTATGGTCGACGCGAAGGTGGTCGGCACGGAGGGTGTCGACCTGGTGGCCGAGCCGCTGCACGGTTCATCCGGGCGGAGCGAGGAGGCGGGCAGATGA
- a CDS encoding helix-turn-helix transcriptional regulator — protein sequence MILLRRLLGDVLRRQRQRQGRTLREVSSSARVSLGYLSEVERGQKEASSELLSAICDALDVRMSELMREVSDELALAELAQSAAATPSETVPAPVRPMLGPVSVTGVPPERVTIKAPAEAVDVVAA from the coding sequence ATGATTCTGCTCCGTCGCCTGCTGGGTGACGTGCTGCGTCGGCAGCGCCAGCGTCAGGGCCGTACCCTGCGTGAAGTCTCCTCGTCCGCCCGTGTCTCGCTCGGCTACCTCTCCGAGGTGGAGCGGGGGCAGAAGGAGGCTTCCTCCGAACTGCTCTCCGCCATCTGCGACGCGCTGGACGTGCGGATGTCCGAGCTGATGCGCGAGGTCAGCGACGAACTCGCCCTCGCCGAGCTGGCCCAGTCCGCCGCCGCCACGCCCAGTGAGACCGTGCCCGCCCCGGTGCGTCCGATGCTGGGCCCCGTGTCGGTGACCGGTGTGCCGCCGGAGCGGGTGACCATCAAGGCGCCCGCCGAGGCCGTGGACGTCGTCGCCGCCTGA
- a CDS encoding response regulator, with protein MVQKAKILLVDDRPENLLALEAILSALDQTLVRASSGEEALKALLTDDFAVILLDVQMPGMDGFETAAHIKRRERTRDIPIIFLTAINHGPHHTFRGYAAGAVDYISKPFDPWVLRAKVSVFVELYMKNCQLREQAALLRLQLEGSGKAAGGGEAKEPAGLIAELSARLAAVEEQAEALSKQLGDESTDAAAVATAAHLERKLTGLRRALDALEPGSSGARNGAN; from the coding sequence ATGGTGCAGAAGGCCAAGATCCTCCTGGTCGATGACCGGCCGGAGAATCTGCTGGCGCTGGAGGCGATCCTCTCGGCGCTCGATCAGACGCTGGTCCGGGCATCGTCCGGGGAGGAAGCGCTCAAAGCACTGCTCACGGACGACTTCGCGGTGATTCTGCTGGATGTGCAGATGCCGGGCATGGACGGTTTCGAGACCGCCGCCCACATCAAGCGCCGGGAACGGACCCGGGACATCCCGATCATCTTCCTCACCGCGATCAACCACGGGCCCCACCACACCTTCCGCGGGTACGCGGCGGGCGCGGTGGACTACATCTCCAAGCCGTTCGACCCGTGGGTGCTGCGCGCGAAGGTGTCGGTCTTCGTCGAGCTGTACATGAAGAACTGCCAGCTCCGGGAGCAGGCGGCGCTGCTGCGCCTGCAGTTGGAGGGCAGCGGCAAGGCCGCGGGCGGCGGCGAGGCCAAGGAGCCGGCGGGTCTGATCGCCGAGCTGTCGGCGCGGCTGGCGGCCGTCGAGGAGCAGGCGGAGGCGCTGTCCAAGCAGCTCGGTGACGAGTCGACGGACGCGGCGGCGGTGGCGACGGCGGCCCATCTGGAGCGCAAGCTCACCGGTTTGCGGCGGGCCCTGGACGCCCTGGAGCCGGGCTCCTCCGGCGCCCGGAACGGGGCGAACTGA
- a CDS encoding CinA family protein encodes MSSPAAEVVRLLTAQGRTLAVAESLTGGLVAAGITDVPGASRVFRGAVTPYATELKRDLLGVDAELLAQRGAVDPQVAAQMAAGVRRLLGADWGLATTGVAGPDPQDGQPVGTVYVAVEGPAGGSFGTNEGSASGGKVEELRLNGNRAEIRMESVRSVLALLLTELAGEQTGNERAQDTERNGGF; translated from the coding sequence GTGAGTTCACCGGCCGCGGAAGTGGTGCGGCTGCTCACGGCGCAGGGCCGGACCCTCGCGGTCGCGGAGTCGCTCACGGGCGGCCTGGTGGCGGCGGGGATCACGGACGTGCCGGGCGCCTCCCGGGTCTTCCGGGGCGCGGTCACCCCCTACGCGACGGAGCTGAAGCGGGACCTGCTCGGCGTCGACGCCGAACTGCTCGCCCAGCGGGGAGCGGTGGACCCGCAGGTCGCCGCCCAGATGGCGGCAGGCGTACGGCGGCTGCTCGGTGCCGACTGGGGCCTGGCCACGACGGGCGTCGCCGGCCCGGACCCCCAGGACGGACAGCCGGTCGGCACGGTCTACGTGGCCGTCGAGGGGCCGGCCGGCGGATCATTCGGGACGAATGAGGGTTCCGCCTCTGGCGGAAAAGTGGAGGAGCTGCGGTTGAACGGCAACCGCGCGGAAATTCGTATGGAGAGCGTACGGAGCGTGCTCGCCCTTCTCCTCACGGAGCTGGCGGGCGAACAGACCGGGAACGAGCGGGCACAGGATACGGAACGGAACGGGGGGTTTTGA
- a CDS encoding DNA translocase FtsK: protein MASRPSAAKKQPARKAAAPSKAPARKAAAKKAPAKKAPAKRAPAKKAAPKPAPSPTGGVYRLARALWLGLAHAVGAVFRGIGQGARNLDPAHRKDGVALLLLGLTLIVAAGTWADLRGPVGDLVEILVTGAFGRLDLLVPLLLGGMAVRLIRHPEQPEANGRIVIGLSALVVGVLGQVHIACGSPARSAGMQAIRDAGGLIGWGAATPLSFMMTDVLAVPLLVLLTVFGLLVVTATPVNAVPQRLRALGVRLGLLHDPQAEAGAFTDDDERYEEQWREALPERSRGRGRGADPHDPDAAEQEALERRRRGSRRSAAPQPDPGRSLDAVDVAAAAAAALDGAVLHGMPPSPLVADLTQGVTPGDREPTTPTPVPAARPQPGKLRQEPPAGQSGRTPVPDLTKDPRPQERELPPRAEQLQLSGDITYSLPSLDLLTRGGPGKARSAANDAVVDSLTTVFTEFKVDARVTGFTRGPTVTRYEVELGPAVKVERITALTKNIAYAVASPDVRIISPIPGKSAVGIEIPNTDREMVNLGDVLRLAESAEDDDPMLVAFGKDVEGGYVMHSLAKMPHMLVAGATGSGKSSCINCLITSVMMRATPEDVRMILVDPKRVELTAYEGIPHLITPIITNPKRAAEALQWVVREMDLRYDDLAAYGYRHIDDFNRAVREGKVTPPEGSERELQPYPYLLVIVDELADLMMVAPRDVEDAIVRITQLARAAGIHLVLATQRPSVDVVTGLIKANVPSRLAFATSSLADSRVILDQPGAEKLIGKGDGLFLPMGANKPTRMQGAFVTEEEVAAVVRHCKDQMTPVFRDDVVVGTQQKKEIDEDIGDDLDLLCQAAELVVSTQFGSTSMLQRKLRVGFAKAGRLMDLMESRSIVGPSEGSKARDVLVKPDELEGVLAVIRGESEG, encoded by the coding sequence ATGGCCTCACGTCCCTCCGCAGCCAAGAAGCAGCCCGCCAGGAAGGCGGCGGCTCCCTCGAAGGCTCCGGCGAGGAAGGCCGCCGCGAAGAAGGCGCCCGCCAAGAAGGCACCGGCCAAGCGGGCGCCCGCGAAGAAGGCCGCGCCCAAGCCGGCGCCCAGTCCGACCGGGGGCGTCTACCGGCTCGCGCGCGCCCTCTGGCTGGGGCTCGCGCACGCCGTCGGCGCCGTCTTCCGCGGCATAGGACAGGGCGCCCGGAACCTGGACCCCGCCCACCGCAAGGACGGCGTGGCGCTGCTGCTGCTCGGTCTCACCCTCATCGTCGCGGCCGGCACCTGGGCCGACCTCAGGGGCCCGGTCGGCGATCTCGTCGAGATCCTGGTGACCGGCGCCTTCGGCCGGCTCGACCTGCTGGTGCCGCTGCTGCTGGGCGGCATGGCCGTGCGCCTCATCCGCCACCCGGAACAGCCGGAGGCCAACGGCCGGATCGTGATCGGCCTGTCCGCGCTGGTCGTCGGCGTGCTCGGGCAGGTGCACATCGCCTGCGGCTCGCCGGCCCGCAGCGCCGGGATGCAGGCGATAAGGGACGCCGGCGGCCTCATCGGCTGGGGCGCGGCGACCCCGCTGTCGTTCATGATGACCGACGTCCTCGCGGTGCCGCTGCTCGTGCTGCTCACCGTCTTCGGCCTGCTGGTCGTCACCGCCACCCCGGTCAACGCCGTCCCGCAGCGACTGCGGGCGCTCGGTGTGCGCCTCGGCCTGCTGCACGACCCGCAGGCGGAGGCCGGCGCCTTCACCGACGACGACGAACGGTACGAGGAGCAGTGGCGCGAGGCGCTGCCCGAGCGTTCCCGCGGGCGGGGCCGGGGCGCCGACCCGCACGACCCCGACGCCGCCGAGCAGGAGGCCCTGGAACGGCGCCGCCGCGGGTCCCGCCGGTCCGCCGCGCCGCAGCCCGACCCGGGCCGGTCGCTGGACGCCGTGGACGTGGCCGCCGCCGCGGCCGCCGCGCTGGACGGCGCCGTGCTGCACGGGATGCCGCCCTCGCCGCTGGTCGCCGACCTCACCCAGGGCGTCACCCCCGGCGACCGCGAGCCGACCACGCCGACCCCGGTGCCGGCCGCCCGCCCCCAGCCGGGCAAGCTCCGCCAGGAGCCGCCCGCGGGGCAGTCGGGCCGGACCCCCGTCCCCGACCTCACCAAGGACCCGCGTCCGCAGGAACGGGAACTTCCGCCGCGCGCCGAGCAGCTCCAGCTCTCCGGCGACATCACCTACTCGCTGCCCTCCCTCGACCTGCTCACCCGCGGCGGGCCCGGCAAGGCGCGCAGCGCCGCCAACGACGCCGTGGTCGACTCGCTGACCACCGTCTTCACCGAGTTCAAGGTCGACGCCCGGGTCACCGGCTTCACCCGCGGCCCGACGGTCACGCGCTACGAGGTCGAACTCGGCCCCGCCGTGAAGGTCGAGCGGATCACCGCCCTGACCAAGAACATCGCGTACGCCGTCGCCAGCCCCGACGTGCGGATCATCAGTCCGATCCCCGGCAAGTCCGCGGTGGGCATCGAGATCCCCAACACCGACCGGGAGATGGTGAACCTCGGGGACGTGCTGCGGCTCGCCGAGTCCGCCGAGGACGACGATCCGATGCTGGTCGCCTTCGGCAAGGACGTCGAGGGCGGCTACGTCATGCACTCCCTGGCGAAGATGCCGCACATGCTGGTCGCCGGCGCCACCGGCTCCGGCAAGTCGTCCTGCATCAACTGCCTGATCACGTCGGTGATGATGCGGGCGACGCCCGAGGACGTACGGATGATCCTCGTCGACCCCAAGCGCGTCGAGCTGACCGCGTACGAGGGCATCCCGCACCTGATCACGCCGATCATCACCAACCCCAAGCGGGCCGCCGAGGCCCTCCAGTGGGTCGTGCGCGAGATGGACCTGCGCTACGACGACCTCGCCGCCTACGGCTACCGGCACATCGACGACTTCAACCGCGCCGTGCGCGAGGGCAAGGTCACCCCGCCCGAGGGCAGCGAACGCGAACTCCAGCCGTACCCGTACCTGCTGGTGATCGTGGACGAGCTGGCCGACCTGATGATGGTCGCCCCCCGGGACGTCGAGGACGCCATCGTCCGCATCACGCAGCTCGCGCGCGCCGCCGGCATCCACCTGGTGCTCGCCACCCAGCGGCCCTCCGTCGACGTCGTCACCGGCCTGATCAAGGCGAACGTGCCCTCCCGGCTCGCGTTCGCCACCTCCTCCCTCGCGGACTCGCGGGTCATCCTCGACCAGCCCGGCGCCGAGAAGCTGATCGGCAAGGGCGACGGACTGTTCCTGCCGATGGGCGCGAACAAGCCGACCCGCATGCAGGGCGCCTTCGTGACCGAGGAGGAGGTCGCGGCGGTGGTCCGGCACTGCAAGGACCAGATGACGCCCGTCTTCCGGGACGACGTGGTCGTCGGCACCCAGCAGAAGAAGGAGATCGACGAGGACATCGGCGACGACCTCGACCTGCTCTGCCAGGCCGCCGAGCTGGTCGTCTCCACCCAGTTCGGCTCGACCTCCATGCTCCAGCGCAAGCTGCGCGTCGGCTTCGCCAAGGCGGGCCGGCTCATGGACCTCATGGAGTCGCGGAGCATCGTGGGACCGAGCGAGGGGTCCAAGGCGCGTGACGTTCTCGTGAAGCCCGACGAACTGGAGGGCGTGCTCGCCGTGATCCGGGGGGAGTCTGAAGGGTAG
- a CDS encoding helix-turn-helix domain-containing protein, with protein sequence MSNGNSPENERPFEDVSGADRPSVGSALRRARVDAGMTVDDVSTATRVRIAIVHAIEADDFTPCGGDVYARGHIRTLAKAVGLDPAGLVARFDADHGGRPAPTSAAPLFEAERIRPERRGPNWTAAMVAAIVAVVGFVGFTVVKGGDGGGSEASVAEGAQPSAEATAPSPSATPAEPRPEPSDSAIAAAPRDKVTVQVSAAEGRSWISAKDHNGRLLFDGLLQQGDSKTFQDSEKVDLVLGDAGAIQLYVNGKKIDDDFQPGAVERLTYTKGDPQVG encoded by the coding sequence GTGTCCAACGGCAACTCCCCTGAAAACGAGCGTCCCTTCGAAGACGTTTCCGGCGCAGACCGCCCCTCCGTCGGCAGTGCCCTGCGACGGGCGCGCGTCGACGCCGGGATGACCGTCGACGACGTCAGCACCGCCACCCGTGTCCGCATCGCGATCGTGCACGCCATCGAGGCCGACGACTTCACGCCCTGCGGCGGCGACGTGTACGCCCGCGGCCACATCAGGACGCTGGCCAAGGCGGTCGGGCTGGACCCGGCCGGCCTGGTGGCACGGTTCGACGCCGACCACGGCGGACGCCCGGCCCCGACCTCCGCCGCACCCCTGTTCGAGGCGGAACGCATCCGTCCCGAGCGGCGCGGCCCCAACTGGACCGCCGCCATGGTCGCCGCCATCGTCGCCGTGGTCGGGTTCGTCGGCTTCACGGTCGTCAAGGGCGGCGACGGCGGCGGCTCCGAGGCCAGCGTCGCCGAGGGCGCCCAGCCCAGCGCCGAGGCCACCGCGCCCTCGCCGTCGGCCACGCCCGCCGAACCCCGCCCGGAACCGAGCGACAGCGCCATCGCCGCGGCCCCCCGCGACAAGGTGACCGTCCAGGTCAGCGCCGCCGAGGGCCGGAGCTGGATCTCGGCCAAGGACCACAACGGCCGGCTGCTCTTCGACGGTCTGCTCCAGCAGGGCGACTCCAAGACCTTCCAGGACAGCGAGAAGGTCGACCTCGTCCTCGGCGACGCCGGCGCGATCCAGCTCTACGTCAACGGCAAGAAGATCGACGACGACTTCCAGCCCGGCGCCGTGGAGCGGCTGACCTACACCAAGGGCGACCCGCAGGTCGGCTGA
- the pgsA gene encoding CDP-diacylglycerol--glycerol-3-phosphate 3-phosphatidyltransferase, translated as MTGVPASAAGGSPGARGTGPRAVARAAEGTAAAHAPGGGPGRGSPERGSADRGTPRRRTADRGSPDRGPLGRAEDGAAGPGVSEDGGAGRGTAEGGAAGRGAKITAAAVNQASVWNIANFLTMLRLLLVPAFVALMLGNGGFDPAWRSFAWAAFAVAMITDLFDGHLARTYNLVTDFGKIADPIADKAIMGAALICLSALGDLPWWVTAVILGRELGITLLRFLVIRYGVIPASRGGKLKTLTQGVAVGMYVLALTGPLATLRFWVMAAAVVLTVATGLDYVRQAVLLRRRGIAERAAALKETDG; from the coding sequence ATGACCGGAGTGCCGGCGTCCGCCGCGGGGGGCTCCCCCGGGGCGCGCGGGACCGGTCCGCGCGCGGTGGCGCGCGCGGCCGAGGGCACCGCCGCGGCGCACGCCCCCGGCGGCGGCCCCGGGCGCGGGTCGCCAGAGCGCGGGTCCGCGGACCGGGGGACCCCGCGGCGGAGGACCGCGGACCGTGGCTCACCGGACCGCGGCCCCCTGGGCCGGGCCGAGGACGGTGCCGCCGGGCCGGGCGTGTCCGAGGACGGCGGGGCCGGGCGGGGGACGGCCGAGGGCGGTGCCGCCGGACGCGGCGCGAAGATCACGGCCGCCGCGGTCAACCAGGCCAGCGTCTGGAACATCGCCAACTTCCTGACCATGCTCCGGCTGCTCCTCGTACCGGCCTTCGTCGCGCTCATGCTCGGCAACGGCGGCTTCGACCCGGCCTGGCGCTCGTTCGCCTGGGCGGCCTTCGCCGTCGCCATGATCACCGACCTGTTCGACGGGCACCTGGCACGCACCTACAACCTCGTCACCGACTTCGGGAAGATCGCCGACCCCATCGCCGACAAGGCGATCATGGGCGCGGCACTGATCTGCCTCTCCGCCCTCGGCGATCTGCCGTGGTGGGTGACGGCGGTCATCCTCGGCCGGGAACTCGGGATCACCCTCCTGCGTTTCCTCGTCATCCGGTACGGCGTCATCCCGGCGAGCCGGGGCGGCAAGCTGAAGACCCTCACCCAGGGCGTGGCCGTCGGCATGTACGTGCTGGCGCTCACGGGACCCCTGGCCACCCTGAGGTTCTGGGTGATGGCCGCCGCCGTGGTGCTCACGGTGGCCACCGGACTGGACTACGTACGGCAGGCGGTCCTGCTGCGCCGGCGGGGAATCGCCGAGCGCGCGGCGGCGTTGAAGGAGACGGACGGGTGA